In Miscanthus floridulus cultivar M001 chromosome 8, ASM1932011v1, whole genome shotgun sequence, the sequence aACAGGATACCAGAGAccgagagaagggaagagggaaaaaagaaagagaaataaggctcccgggggtgtgccgtcctcctctttgcatgggtcccgctgaccctgtagatcgtgGTGACAGCGGCATCGCACCGGGGTCCTGTTGGCCGCTACGGCATACGTGCGGGCGTCGTGTGCctttcttgtcttccatcccatccgagcggaaggaatggtcaaagggtcccctgacAGAGGTCACGCGGGGGGCTGGTGGTACAGTGCTAGTCAACTGACGCCGGTCGACtgacgttggacggtggtcaggcagggagttggcagcacagtacTGGCCTGTTGACGCGGTGGGCGAcgtgagtctcccagcatggcctgATGCGACCGTCAGTCGCATCAGGACATGCCCGAGACGTGCTCTCGGGCATGCGCCTCCACGCtgtagtggttgaagcggttcggGTTACACCCTGGGGCCACTCTTTTGTCCGGTAGCTAATCCGACCCCCAGGAAACGGGCGAGGCCGAAATCTTGCCCTGGGGGCTGAGCGAGACGAAAACCGACCCTCGGaggttggacgaggcggagccctccccgtgggaccggacgagtcggagcccacgccttgcggtcggacgaggcgaaaacctcgtcctcggagtcggacgaggcgtggcccaacccctggggtcggacgaggccgtAGTTGCGcccttaaccatcggatgagccAACATGACGCTTattaatcctttggctcggatACCCGGATATAGATATCCAACACTGTATAAGTGGACAGAAACTTCACCCAGGTATGCTTGCACATGGCGCAATCAGTAAGCTGTAGTGTACACACGAAGAATTGGCTGGTTTCCTGTTACTATGCATCAGAAATGTACTTATTTTAGGACCCAGGTACGTATATACGACTACATTTTTTTGTGTGAACAATATACGAGTACAAAATTAAGGGACATGTATATATACGATGGCGATCGGCAAGCCGGCCGGCATGCAGGGAACGGGTTCAGACGACCGCCGGGAACGGGTTGAGACGAGCGGTGGGACGGAGCACAAGCGGGTGCTTCCGAGCGCACACTAGGCCCACGTCGGACTCATCCATACCTATCGCCGCTGTCCCGCCGTCGGCAGCGGCCCAATCAAAGCACTGCACGAGGGCCGCGAGGACCGCCGGCACGGACTGCTGCGCGAGCCCCATGCCGGGGCATCCCCGGCGGCCGCTGCCGAAGGGCATGAACTGGAACTGCTGGCCACCGCGGGGCTCGAGCCCCTCCGCGGCGCCGCCGGGCATGAAGCGCTCCGGCCTGAACGCCAGCGGTTCCTCCCAGAAGGACGGGTCGCGGCCGATGGCCCAGAGGTTGATGAACACCGCCGTCTCCGGCGGCACCGTGAACCCGCGGACCACCATCTCGGCCGTCGACTGCCGGTGCGCGATGGGCGCCCCCGGGTGCAGCCGCAGCGTCTCCTTGAACGTCGCCTGCAGGTACGGCAGCCTCGGCAGGTCCGCCTCCCCCACGATCCTTCTGTCCCCGCCGACCATCGCGTCGATCTCGGCCCGCACCTTGCCGAGGGCCTCCGGGTGGTTCATCAGCTCCGCCAGCATCCACTCCACCGTCGCCGCCGACGAATCTGACCCAGCGGTCACCACGTCCTGCATCGGCAACGTTGTTACTAGCATGCATGGACGCTACGCTGCTGGGACTTTTGCACGCTTACAGGGTTACTTACAATGATGAAGGCTTTCATGTTTTCCCTGGTGAGCTTCAACTCCGCCGtctcgtcctccgccttgtccAGCAGGATGTCCAACAGGTCCTTGTTGCGCTGCTTGCACGTCGCCGGCGGCCCCTCTACTTTCTTCTCCTCctgcgtgccgccgccgccgcggcgacgCTCCCTGTCCCTGGCCTCCTCCTTGTGCCTGATCATCTGCTCCAACACGGCGTCAAACAGCCGGTGGACACAGGTGGCCCTCCTGCGGAGGCCCTGGAGGTCCCAGCCGCGGCACAGGGGGACGtagtcctccaggttgaaggcgCCGAGCAGCTCCGTCACCGCTTTCACCAGCTCCTGCGCCTCGTCGGTCACGCCCACGTCGCTCGCCACCATCCGGATGATGGCGGTGTTGGAGAAGCGGATGAGCTCGCGGGTGACGTCCACCGCCTCGCCCCGCGCAGCCGACGCCCGCACGGTGCGCAGCAGCGACGCCAGGCTGCCGCGCCGGACGTGCCGCAGCTGCTCGACGGTGCGCGGGCCCAGCACCTCGGAGACGCACAGCCGCCTGAGGAAGCGCCAGTGCGGACTGTTGGGCGTGAACGCGAAGCCGGCGGAGCCGTAGGAGAAGAGCCGGGACAGCACCGAGACCGGCCGCCCCGAGATGGTGGCGTCGTGGTCGCGGATGAGCTCCCTGGCCACGTCGGCCGTGCCGGCCACGACGCAGTGCGTGGAGCCGAGGCGGATGTGCATCAGGGGCGCCCCCAGCCGGGACGCGAGCTCGTGGAAGGTGCGGTGCACCGGTGGACGCAGCAGGTGGAGGTGACCGATCACCGGGAGGCGCGGCGGGCTCGGGGGAAGCCGCCGAGAAGATCGCCGCCGTGATGAGAGCATGTGGTTCAGGGCAACAAGCAGTGTGGCCACGGAAAGGAGCACCATGACGGCGGCTGCTGAGTCGGTGGACAGGAGCATGGGCATTGCTAACTGGTCCATGGCCATCGCTACTACCTCACATCCACTACTCTACCGCATTGCTAGTCTGACCTCTGACGGTGCAGGTTTTAAGCTTTCTCATAGCCACTGTAGACTAGAGAATTATTTTGTTTTTAGGTACGCGCAAGCCTTTCCTAAGTTAAGTATAAAACATGCGTTTAGCATGGGAGTTATGAAATTTGAGTAGAATATATAGCCTATAGGGAGCTGTTCGCATGCCAAATCATGATGCCACGTGACGCACACCTCCTTCctcttaattttttttttgcttagaCCTTTGTTTGAGCTGCGGTTTTACGCCCTGTTTTTTAGCACTAGTTCAGTAATATTTTTCAgtgaatgaacaatatttttctctcacaacaaatcagcattagctaaatttcagcaaaacgaacagCGAAGGGTTTAGGGTTAGGGCTTTTAGTTAAACACTGACTTTCGGTTATTAGCTTTTTACTATTGACttttttgtaataacttttagcTTCTTGGTACACGGAAAACTAGAAAAACTCCTAatcttctttttagctttttatTTATTTGGATAGAAGCCAGcgttcaattttttttaaaaaaaagcaagCTCAACAATTCGACTGTTTATTTCAGCTCCTGCCTAACAGTAGCAAAAAAAAACTGAAACAAACATGTCCTTAGGAttattctctttctttctttacATTTTTGTGAGGAGGCTTATTCTTCCTTCCGACTGTTTGTCCTCCATATGATAGTTGGTGGGCTTCAGTTGTAAATTTCAACGACCCATCTTCTAGAACAGACTGTGATAATCTTAAGTTCTTTGAGAAACACAAAAGTTTGTTTAGGTGGAAAAAGTTATACATACATGGAAATGGAAATTTTGTACacttcactaaaaaataaatCATgcacttttggtggaccaaaacgTTACAAGGAGGAACAAAAAATTTGCACAAATCATGGAATTCAAGTGAAAATTTATTGGGTATGAATTCTGAACACCTATATAGTTAAAACTAAGAAgtatttttttaaagaaaatagtTACTCTGCTTTTAATAAAGCAATTAGAGTCACTAGGTACGGCTGGGGATACGAGGTCACACGGCCACACTCCCGAGACTTTAACGACCGCTATCCTAttatttaggccctgtttagttccacccaaaaaccaaaaatttttgcatagtaaccgtcacatcgaatcttgcggcacatgtatggagtactaaatgtagacgaaaaaaaaactaattacacagttaaccgagaaatcgtgagacgaatcttttaagcctaaatagtccataattggataatttttgtcaaataaaaacgaaagtgctacagtgtccaaaagccaaaaattttcggaactaaacacgcccttaaCCGCAATGTCTGAAAGACTGAAACAGCTAAGGTCGGCGGTCTGACATCATTCATCCAGTCGAAGACGATCCCCAATAATGTTGTTAACTGCTTCCTTGACTTTTGGCTTTAGCAAGACTAACCGCTTCTGCAAAAATGATTGAGCTTAAAACATCACGTCACCACCATGGGTAAACCTTCACGACCGCCGTCTTATATCTTAACTAAAAGTTTATTCATGTGGAACAAAACTCCTGAGGCCTTGTTCGGTTAGCTGATTCTAGAGCCAAGAATCATTCTAGGTTTGACTGCTTATACAAATTAAGGTAGCGGATCTCACTGGATTTTTTCGAGGTTATCATTCTCTGATAACCGAACAGGGTCTTAGGGGAACAAAATGTCCCTACACCTGGAATAAACTCATGGGATTCAGGTGTAACAGAGATTTGTAAAGGGATAATAAAGAATGTACACCT encodes:
- the LOC136471662 gene encoding cytochrome P450 93G1-like, which gives rise to MAMDQLAMPMLLSTDSAAAVMVLLSVATLLVALNHMLSSRRRSSRRLPPSPPRLPVIGHLHLLRPPVHRTFHELASRLGAPLMHIRLGSTHCVVAGTADVARELIRDHDATISGRPVSVLSRLFSYGSAGFAFTPNSPHWRFLRRLCVSEVLGPRTVEQLRHVRRGSLASLLRTVRASAARGEAVDVTRELIRFSNTAIIRMVASDVGVTDEAQELVKAVTELLGAFNLEDYVPLCRGWDLQGLRRRATCVHRLFDAVLEQMIRHKEEARDRERRRGGGGTQEEKKVEGPPATCKQRNKDLLDILLDKAEDETAELKLTRENMKAFIIDVVTAGSDSSAATVEWMLAELMNHPEALGKVRAEIDAMVGGDRRIVGEADLPRLPYLQATFKETLRLHPGAPIAHRQSTAEMVVRGFTVPPETAVFINLWAIGRDPSFWEEPLAFRPERFMPGGAAEGLEPRGGQQFQFMPFGSGRRGCPGMGLAQQSVPAVLAALVQCFDWAAADGGTAAIGMDESDVGLVCARKHPLVLRPTARLNPFPAVV